One window of Magallana gigas chromosome 2, xbMagGiga1.1, whole genome shotgun sequence genomic DNA carries:
- the LOC105327967 gene encoding protein mono-ADP-ribosyltransferase PARP15, translated as MARRLVRCTSAGNLLDADDTEPASLQAGEQDMQNSFLPGLLGRRKLQLPETPTKSQECKARIGRVTVKLKKGLVYDEEVDAIVNSTSQTLTLGAGNASRAMLQKAGSSIQDECNRKYPKGIQFGEVAETGGGNLYCGYIFHGCLKYWTTEESNDVEQILTDFVTLCLERGDELHINSMAIPALGTGFLNFPAKNVVRRLVQCVKDFEMSHKSTSLTEIRFVIFPKDTKTFEEFENEFNRYSYSILYKPGSKGNFPTKPKDVECSLDSLMIKLVAGTLVNQKVDVIVGTVPQLKEPGTNHTSKEITRAAGSGIEAEFAEKYPTGIDIGDVISTDSHAIRNVETVYFGALPTYAARERDQNLQALTLLVQMCLDKLEEDGHKTVAIPTLGVGDFKYPVRMSAATILSAIKDFCRANQASDISTIIIVVDIADYDFSNIWKVFEAEVVKITPPKMKNAAPIILPKPPPTRGSRDWFSLMYEEELCVPSYWTTYTGGENIKVCKRKRNRRPYRLVAVDEATRNLVVKLVEDTWDYRHVGHGNDAKGLDQLMYRKIRVTKVERLENLDLYESYVQERQRFFDKARTRGRPTPIANIAKSSGNIKTSSILSSQKSVAGFTSDIYPEINEHYVFHGTLADTMDSVLTQGLDCRMSRGTAMFGQGAYGAESSTKADQYVDRKENRQKIPHQMLLVRMCLGDICLYDLPVAHRRAPCKRCRNDNCKAHKPKDFYDSVVGDGKWLFREFIVYDKRQAYPEYLITYERV; from the exons atggccaGAAGACTAGTAAGGTGCACATCGGCGGGAAACCTACTGGACGCAGACGACACAGAGCCAGCGTCACTACAAGCTGGCGAACAGGATATGCAGAACAGCTTTCTGCCAGGTTTACTGGGAAGAAGAAA ATTACAATTACCAGAAACCCCTACAAAGTCCCAGGAATGTAAAGCAAGAATAGGCCGGGTGACGGTCAAGTTGAAGAAGGGCTTAGTTTACGACGAAGAGGTTGATGCCATAGTTAATAGTACGTCACAGACGTTAACGCTTGGTGCAGGTAACGCCTCCCGGGCAATGCTACAGAAAGCAGGATCTTCCATTCAGGATGAATGTAACAGGAAGTATCCGAAAGGAATTCAGTTCGGAGAAGTAGCGGAGACAGGTGGGGGAAACTTGTACTGTGGGTACATCTTTCATGGCTGTCTGAAATACTGGACAACGGAAGAAAGTAATGATGTTGAACAG atcttaACAGATTTTGTGACGTTGTGTCTTGAGAGAGGTGATGAACTACATATAAATTCAATGGCTATTCCCGCTTTAGGGACTGGATTCCTGAATTTCCCCGCCAAAAATGTCGTGCGACGTTTAGTCCAGTGCGTTAAAGATTTCGAAATGTCGCATAAATCAACTAGTTTAACAGAAATACGTTTTGTGATATTTCCAAAAGATACGAAAACTTTTGAAGAATTTGAAAACGAATTCAATCGTTATTCTTATTCTATACTCTATAAACCAGGTTCAAAag GAAATTTTCCAACGAAACCAAAAGATGTTGAGTGCTCTCTAGATAGCCTTATGATTAAACTTGTTGCTGGCACCCTTGTAAATCAAAAG GTAGATGTCATTGTCGGTACAGTCCCTCAATTAAAAGAACCAGGTACAAATCATACCTCCAAAGAAATCACTCGAGCTGCTGGTTCAGGAATAGAGGCGGAATTTGCCGAGAAATATCCAACGGGCATCGATATCGGTGACGTCATATCTACAGATAGCCACGCCATCAGAAATGTCGAGACCGTGTATTTTGGGGCCCTACCAACATATGCTGCAAGAGAACGAGATCAGAATTTgcag GCATTGACATTACTAGTTCAGATGTGTCTGGATAAATTGGAAGAAGATGGCCACAAAACAGTTGCCATTCCTACTCTAGGTGTCGGAGATTTCAAATATCCCGTCAGGATGTCGGCCGCTACAATCCTTTCCGCCATCAAAGACTTTTGTAGAGCCAATCAGGCCTCTGATATCAGTACCATAATCATAGTGGTAGATATCGCCGACTACGATTTCTCAAATATATGGAAG GTGTTCGAAGCAGAAGTCGTTAAGATTACTCCTCCGAAGATGAAAAACGCAGCTCCCATAATATTACCAAAGCCGCCACCGACCAGAGGGTCACGTGACTGGTTCTCGTTGATGTACGAGGAGGAGCTCTGTGTCCCCTCATACTGGACCACGTATACAGGTGGGGAGAATATCAAGGTGTGCAAACGGAAAAGGAACCGCCGACCATACAGACTGGTTGCTGTTGACGAAGCCACGCGAAATCTCGTCGTTAAACTCGTGGAGGACACGTGGGATTATAGACACGTGGGCCACGGGAACGACGCTAAAGGCTTAGACCAGCTGATGTATCGAAAAATACGTGTAACCAAGGTAGAGCGTTTAGAAAATCTAGATCTGTATGAGAGCTATGTCCAAGAGAGGCAGAGGTTTTTTGACAAAGCGAGGACAAGGGGAAGACCGACACCCATAGCAAATATTGCTAAATCATCGGGGAACATTAAAACCAGTTCCATTCTATCGTCTCAGAAGTCTGTGGCTGGTTTTACTTCAGACATTTATCCAGAGATCAATGAGCATTACGTGTTTCACGGCACGCTGGCCGACACAATGGACTCTGTTTTGACTCAAGGACTGGACTGCAGGATGTCCCGAGGAACGGCTATGTTCGGACAGGGTGCATACGGCGCCGAGAGCTCCACAAAGGCGGACCAGTATGTTG ATAGGAAAGAAAACAGACAGAAAATCCCACACCAGATGTTGCTAGTGCGCATGTGCCTAGGAGACATATGTTTGTACGACCTACCCGTTGCACACAGACGAGCGCCTTGTAAGCGCTGTAGAAATGACAACTGCAAAGCTCACAAACCAAAAGACTTTTACGACTCTGTAGTGGGAGATGGAAAATGGCTGTTCCGAGAGTTCATTGTCTACGACAAGCGTCAGGCCTACCCGGAATATCTCATCACTTATGAACGTGTTTAA
- the LOC105327976 gene encoding sex peptide receptor-like: MPTMAIQTNYAKFNWFPSGLPVYLNLVPAILQLVVVQSNIFVVAVFLGKKMYFGINVILIGMAIADAASVILLMISYWFALVLHNHSSGSFTENQVHFLCVTYKYGTSVSITFNMVSIWLMVCLGVVKFLLVRFPLQAKNMLTTGRLLFATFLVYVTAILFTFPHYVTDNYDMSAKIYYGKPKDHDIFYCALRRKKEDDFVMYLENDDRLVRSICVHLIPIVVLLCTNSFFCYKLVRKNGIVDPSPKFIRSVKIVCALTFIYLLTEIPFTVFFCLQYYVGVTEKPISFLITNVFYISFTLYVLRFLNYLSNFWVYLVLNKKFRQACCSMFCRRRI; the protein is encoded by the coding sequence ATGCCTACAATGGCTATCCAAACAAACTACGCTAAATTCAACTGGTTTCCCAGCGGTCTTCCGGTGTATCTTAACTTGGTTCCTGCTATTTTGCAGTTGGTCGTGGTTCAGAGCAATATTTTCGTCGTTGCGGTTTTTCTAGGGAAAAAAATGTACTTTGGCATCAATGTGATTCTTATTGGGATGGCAATAGCAGATGCGGCAAGTGTGATTTTGCTGATGATATCGTATTGGTTCGCTCTGGTACTACATAATCATTCCTCGGGTTCATTCACCGAGAACCAGGTCCATTTCCTGTGTGTGACGTACAAATACGGAACAAGCGTCTCCATCACGTTCAACATGGTCTCAATATGGCTAATGGTGTGTCTGGGAGTTGTGAAATTTTTACTGGTGCGTTTTCCATTGCAGGCTAAGAACATGCTAACCACTGGTAGGCTGCTATTTGCAACGTTTCTGGTTTACGTGACAGCCATTCTGTTTACGTTTCCTCACTATGTCACCGATAATTACGATATGTCGGCTAAAATCTATTACGGAAAACCAAAAGACCACGATATTTTCTATTGTGCtcttagaagaaaaaaagaagacgATTTCGTCATGTATTTGGAAAACGACGATCGGTTAGTGCGATCCATTTGCGTTCATCTCATCCCCATTGTTGTACTTCTGTGTACCAATTCATTTTTCTGCTACAAACTTGTAAGAAAGAACGGCATCGTCGACCCTTCTCCGAAATTCATACGATCTGTGAAAATCGTCTGCGCTCttactttcatttatttattgacaGAAATACCATTCACAGTTTTCTTCTGTCTTCAATACTACGTGGGGGTCACAGAGAAGCCAATCAGCTTCCTCATAACAAACGTCTTTTATATATCGTTTACGCTATACGTGCTGCGATTCCTGAATTATCTCAGCAATTTCTGGGTTTACCTTGTTCTGAATAAGAAATTCCGTCAAGCTTGTTGTTCTATGTTTTGTCGAAGAAGAATTTAA